The Urbifossiella limnaea nucleotide sequence AGCGCCGCCAGGTCGTCGGCCATGTCGGCGGAGGTGTAGCCGGCGGCCGGGCGGGCGCTCTGGCCGTGCCCGCGGAGGTCGTAGCTGGTGACGCGGTGGTCGGCGGCGAGGGCGTCGAACAGGCCGCTGAACAGCCACACCGCCTGGTTGCTGGTGACGGCGTGAACCAGCAGCACGTCCGGCCCGTCGCCGGCCTGCTGGTAGAAGAGCCGGGTGCCGTTCGCCTCGACCTCGGGCATGGGCGTCCGTTACAGGTTGGCTTGGAGGAACGTGACCAGCTCGCCGAGCGCGATGTCGTCCGCACCGCGGTCGCGGAGCCCCTTCAGGAACGTGCCGAACGGCAGCCGCTTCCCGTAGTGCGTCCCGAGTTGCTCGGCCAGCACGACAACGTCGATCGACGCCAGCCCGAGGTCGGCGAGGACGCGCGTGTCCGGGCCGACGGCGTCCGGGAAGTCGCGGTCCGGGAACGCCCGCCGGACCACCGCGGCGAGGTCGGCGAGGATGCGCTCCTGCGGGTTCATGCGGGCTCGGCCGTGGTGGTGGCGACGATCGAATCCTGGTGCCGGGCCACCCGGACGCGCACGCCGGCCTGAAGTTCAGGGTATCGGCCCGCGGCGGCCGGCGGCAGGGCAACCGCCGCCCCGGCGCCGTCGCCCCGGACCGCGAGCCCCGCAGAGTCGATACCGAGCGCGTCCGCAACGGCCCGGACCGCCGCGCGCTCGCGGGCCGCGCGCTCGTCGGCGGCCGTCGCTTTCTTCGGCAACGCTTCGAGCGCCAGCCCGCGGCGCGGGGCGAAGGCGGCGAACGCGGCCACCGTCCCGTTCGCCACCGCGACACGGACCGGCGGCAGCGGCGCGCCGCCCCCGCCGCGGTGCGAGACGGTGGTGCGGCCGTCGGTCACGTCCGTTTCGAGGTCGGCGGGGAAGATGCCGCCGCCGTGTCGGGCCCCCCACGCGGAGCGGGCGGCGTCCTTCGCCACGAGCCGCGGGAAGAACCAACCCGTCTTCTCCGCCTCGGGCACTGCCAGAAACGCGGCCTGCTCCCGCGGCGACATCGTGACGTGGACGCCGGAGGCGCGCAGCACCGGCTGTTGCAGGTCGGCCGGCGGGTCGAGTACGAAGCAACGACTGCCGTCGGCTTCCAGCGCCTCCACGCGGCTGCTCAGGTAGTACTGGTCCTTCGGGCCGAAGAAGTTGACGTTCCCGAACGGCAGGTAGAACCGCCAGTACCCGGCCCCGGCCATGCGGAACCACGGCCGGCCGTCCGCGCCGAACAGTTCGACGCCGTGGCGGACCTGGCGGGCGGTTTCCTCCTCGTTGTGGCCGCGCAGCAACAACAGGCTGCCGACCGGCGGCGGCGGGCCGAAGAAGTCGAGCCGCCGCACACCGATGGGTAGCAGGATGCGGCCCGTCCAGTCGGGTTGTTCCAGGTGCCACGCCCCGAGGATGTGCATGGCCGCGTCCACGAGCACCGGGTCGAGCGCCACGCGCGGGTCGGCGTCGGACGCGAACCACCGGTCTCGCGGCTGCACCTCCAGCGTCCCCTCAATGCCCTCGCGGCCGACACGGCCGAGGCTGCGGATCATCTGGAATAGCGGCCCGTGGAACATGTTTCGCCGCAAGTCCTCGACGGACGAACGGCACGGCTGCTCGTCGGTGAGCGTGAACGGCAGCGGCTCCGGCGGCTCGGGGTAGCCGTCGGCGAGAATCAGCGTCGCCTCGCAGGCCGGCTTCCCGGCGGCGTCGGCAAGGAAGGAATTGCCCAGGTCGCGCACGTCGGCCTTCACCCGCACCGTGCCGTCGTCCGCGCTCACGACAGCGGCGCGGACTTCGAGCGTCGTCGGCTCGGGGTCGAACGGCAGCCAGCGGAACAGCCGGACGTCCTGCAGTGTGACGACGACCTTGCCGGGGGCGAGGAGCAGGGCCGCCTGCGCCATGGCCTCCAGGCTGAACGTCATCGGCAGGACGGGGAGGCCGTTCTGCGCCGGGTCGACGCGGCTGACGCCGCGGCCGCCCAGGGTGTGATCGTCGACGTAGAGGTCTTCGCGCTGGTCCATGACCCGGCGGAACACGACCTCCCGGCCCGGCTCGAAGTGAACAACGTCGCCGATCAGACACAGCGGCTTCTCGGGCGCCGGCACCTCGAACACGCCCGCGGGGCAGCCGGCGA carries:
- a CDS encoding acyl carrier protein → MNPQERILADLAAVVRRAFPDRDFPDAVGPDTRVLADLGLASIDVVVLAEQLGTHYGKRLPFGTFLKGLRDRGADDIALGELVTFLQANL
- a CDS encoding acyltransferase domain-containing protein, yielding MTTTVAAPRPAAVRTRPGWDTEVVLLTAADRAALAEQARVVADAAESDPAFSLPALAAELAVGFVPVGSVLAVVAASPADLATKLRRAAGRIDDPKCEQVRDTNGVYFFARPLGLEGSVALLFPGEGAQYLNMLADLCGVFPEVEETFAWCDRLAAEAGTPEASLRRLLHQPADATDAQKAAAEAELRQLGPSIFGVLLADLALIKVLWNLQIPVSAIAGHSAGEIAALLAAGAMGAAEVLGPRLAETMAMMQRQEDEAGGPDITLLAVGAGRAAVDGVAAGAGVMVAMDNCPHQCVAVGPTAAVARVEEALTGRGVICERLPFRRPYHTPLFEPWMGPFRELFAPVPFTAPHTPVYSCSTGELFPDEPDAIRELFVNHWVSPVEFTRLVRRMHADGVRVFVEAGPRGNLSAFAEDALRGERFAAIPANLPRKSGPTQINHLVAQLAAHHVTVNAAHLHATRAERPPVAPPRSSADAVMTTYFEVMEQFLDVQREVMASFLAGCPAGVFEVPAPEKPLCLIGDVVHFEPGREVVFRRVMDQREDLYVDDHTLGGRGVSRVDPAQNGLPVLPMTFSLEAMAQAALLLAPGKVVVTLQDVRLFRWLPFDPEPTTLEVRAAVVSADDGTVRVKADVRDLGNSFLADAAGKPACEATLILADGYPEPPEPLPFTLTDEQPCRSSVEDLRRNMFHGPLFQMIRSLGRVGREGIEGTLEVQPRDRWFASDADPRVALDPVLVDAAMHILGAWHLEQPDWTGRILLPIGVRRLDFFGPPPPVGSLLLLRGHNEEETARQVRHGVELFGADGRPWFRMAGAGYWRFYLPFGNVNFFGPKDQYYLSSRVEALEADGSRCFVLDPPADLQQPVLRASGVHVTMSPREQAAFLAVPEAEKTGWFFPRLVAKDAARSAWGARHGGGIFPADLETDVTDGRTTVSHRGGGGAPLPPVRVAVANGTVAAFAAFAPRRGLALEALPKKATAADERAARERAAVRAVADALGIDSAGLAVRGDGAGAAVALPPAAAGRYPELQAGVRVRVARHQDSIVATTTAEPA